In Opitutaceae bacterium TAV5, one genomic interval encodes:
- a CDS encoding alpha-galactosidase, with protein MHRTLLLALPLVVFAAARAQTTPPPHPPDPLDRVTSYSLQITEEANGDTRATDDWFYMGFVHGIPHQFVHMGFNSRQSTSRGTAPFRGDPLPTPGVWRDAHGLRYHSLAWSAESFVMALDTAKKRAVKNQKLTEAEARLAALPEAQPHPSAGKPLIRRARINLFDPATRELLNDYVRAHVNAWSAPTPDRATGPLIDYWGLDNEWEGNHDYSPQARAAFAAWLRAAYNNNIAALNEAWSTDLPSGSALSRHPTFEAAANSPDIPSPADYATRPGAWLDWITFQSEHFTATLAELARAMHDADPEKRGVVHKSTQQTIEMPVTNRARTFDQEHFAELMRPISGGLLGADMYGSGDRQAYELNYLYNAIRPLDRSPGYGVFLPETNNHNGPGHAFASTTWRMLANGLKAADFFTLGFAGAKDDWDKFGFHNSATGAPRDKLHYAARWAHMVHRTETFWKNAVPADGLPRIAMLLPRRDVLLSDKSPRSTSRWGYPRNHRWLVYRWLREQGYWVDVIPSTKLDAGYLRAYDALALIGAEHLAPDEAAAITRYVREDGGTLIADTRPGYYDPHHRIRDQLAPLLGVTFGGKSGAGVPPAPVAPPLTRLIINSGHARQTLIADTSVTASATTARPLATGSAGKDRRPVAFLNTLPQTPDAKPQTLNAKPGRVLYFPFELGSTILEKPAEAMSAFLLDGPTADREEYARQQGELAIGRWLGDRLREAGLSPAIAADKALADTGNLRVEQPFTDKSGNVAIVIATRADTEPRPLPAGTVTLPLPGGPWTTAWWAPAEDDSLTALPVRPVTGDRYEVTLPVIPSAGVLYLFRQYSPVLSISPVASATRAVDGHTARLTPGAPFPLTVELINTTAAPLPAGVLRAQALAGWQISPAATADTPELAPGKSHQATFTVTPPADVALVKPDWLYPLVATWHGLPARESGTGILPVSNPRPAAILTTNVVMDIPAEKALHILTDNAHYPDTYPYRTHTGATYRYTTPAADSPASAAVSDPARSDKKLPSGAALTNGFNNRTGQRSAGGPGPYNASYATKDIAVDFDLKGIRSVRRVVINAGPGDLLPVRLLLSTSTDGESFTPQFTQPLSVGNAAVREYTLTLPAAVSARHVRLAVEWPLAGGTLDEVEIWGN; from the coding sequence ATGCATCGTACCCTCCTCCTCGCCCTTCCCCTGGTTGTCTTCGCCGCCGCCCGCGCGCAAACCACCCCTCCCCCCCACCCCCCGGATCCCCTCGACCGCGTCACCAGTTATTCACTACAAATCACTGAGGAGGCCAATGGCGATACCCGCGCCACCGACGACTGGTTTTACATGGGCTTCGTCCACGGCATCCCGCACCAGTTCGTACACATGGGCTTCAACAGTCGCCAAAGCACCTCGCGCGGCACCGCCCCCTTCCGCGGTGATCCCCTCCCCACACCCGGCGTTTGGCGCGATGCCCACGGCCTCCGCTATCACAGTCTCGCCTGGTCCGCCGAAAGCTTCGTCATGGCCCTCGACACTGCCAAAAAACGCGCCGTCAAAAATCAGAAACTCACCGAAGCCGAAGCCCGCCTCGCCGCCCTCCCTGAAGCGCAACCCCATCCCTCCGCTGGCAAACCCCTCATCCGCCGCGCCCGCATCAACCTCTTCGACCCCGCCACCCGCGAACTCCTCAACGACTACGTTCGCGCCCATGTCAACGCCTGGTCCGCCCCTACACCCGACCGCGCCACCGGTCCCCTCATCGACTACTGGGGCCTCGATAACGAATGGGAAGGCAACCACGACTACTCCCCCCAAGCCCGCGCCGCGTTCGCCGCCTGGCTCCGCGCCGCCTACAACAACAACATCGCCGCCCTCAACGAAGCCTGGTCCACCGACCTCCCCTCCGGTTCCGCTCTCTCCCGTCACCCCACCTTTGAAGCCGCTGCCAACAGTCCCGACATTCCCTCCCCCGCCGACTACGCCACCCGCCCCGGTGCCTGGCTCGACTGGATCACTTTCCAGAGCGAACACTTCACCGCCACCCTCGCCGAACTCGCCCGCGCCATGCACGATGCGGACCCGGAAAAACGCGGCGTCGTCCACAAGTCCACGCAACAGACGATCGAGATGCCGGTCACCAACCGCGCGCGCACCTTCGATCAGGAACATTTCGCCGAACTCATGCGCCCGATCAGCGGCGGCCTCCTCGGCGCCGACATGTACGGCAGCGGCGACCGCCAGGCCTACGAGCTGAACTATCTTTACAACGCCATCCGCCCCCTCGACCGCTCCCCCGGCTACGGCGTGTTTTTGCCTGAAACCAACAATCACAACGGCCCCGGCCATGCCTTTGCCTCGACCACCTGGCGCATGCTCGCCAACGGTCTCAAGGCCGCCGATTTTTTCACCCTCGGCTTCGCCGGCGCCAAAGACGACTGGGACAAGTTCGGCTTCCACAACTCCGCCACCGGCGCTCCCCGTGACAAACTCCACTACGCCGCCCGCTGGGCTCACATGGTCCATCGAACAGAAACCTTCTGGAAGAATGCCGTGCCCGCCGACGGCCTGCCTCGCATCGCCATGCTCCTGCCGCGCCGCGACGTGCTTCTCTCCGACAAGTCGCCCCGCTCCACTTCCCGCTGGGGTTATCCCCGCAACCACCGCTGGCTCGTTTACCGCTGGCTCCGCGAACAGGGCTACTGGGTGGACGTCATCCCCTCCACCAAACTCGATGCCGGCTACCTTCGCGCCTACGACGCCCTCGCCCTCATCGGCGCCGAGCATCTCGCCCCGGATGAAGCCGCCGCCATCACCCGCTACGTCCGCGAAGACGGCGGTACCCTGATTGCCGATACGCGCCCCGGCTATTACGACCCGCACCACCGCATCCGCGACCAACTCGCCCCCCTCCTCGGCGTCACGTTTGGCGGAAAAAGTGGAGCGGGCGTCCCGCCCGCTCCCGTTGCCCCTCCGCTTACCCGGCTCATCATCAACTCCGGTCACGCCCGGCAAACCCTCATCGCCGACACCTCTGTCACCGCCAGCGCCACCACCGCCCGTCCGCTCGCCACCGGATCGGCGGGAAAAGACCGTCGTCCTGTCGCCTTCCTCAACACGCTGCCCCAAACTCCAGACGCCAAGCCCCAAACCCTGAACGCAAAACCCGGCAGGGTCTTGTATTTCCCCTTCGAACTCGGCTCCACCATCCTGGAAAAACCGGCCGAGGCCATGAGCGCCTTCCTCCTCGACGGCCCCACCGCCGACCGCGAGGAATACGCCCGCCAGCAGGGCGAACTCGCCATCGGCCGCTGGCTCGGCGACCGCCTCCGCGAGGCCGGCCTTTCCCCCGCCATCGCCGCCGACAAGGCGCTCGCCGACACCGGCAATCTCCGCGTCGAACAACCCTTCACCGACAAGTCCGGCAACGTCGCCATCGTCATCGCCACCCGCGCCGATACCGAACCACGCCCGCTCCCCGCCGGCACCGTCACGCTCCCGCTGCCCGGCGGCCCCTGGACCACCGCCTGGTGGGCTCCCGCCGAGGATGACAGCTTGACCGCCCTCCCTGTCCGGCCCGTCACCGGCGACCGTTATGAAGTCACCCTGCCAGTCATACCGAGCGCCGGCGTTCTGTATCTGTTTCGCCAGTACTCCCCGGTCCTCTCCATTTCCCCTGTCGCATCCGCAACCCGCGCCGTTGACGGCCATACTGCCCGGCTCACCCCCGGCGCGCCCTTCCCGCTAACGGTGGAACTCATCAACACAACGGCCGCTCCTCTCCCGGCCGGCGTCCTCCGCGCCCAGGCGCTCGCCGGCTGGCAAATCTCTCCCGCCGCCACGGCGGACACTCCCGAGCTCGCTCCCGGCAAGAGCCACCAGGCGACTTTCACCGTCACGCCTCCGGCCGATGTCGCGCTGGTCAAACCCGACTGGCTCTATCCGCTCGTCGCAACGTGGCACGGGCTTCCAGCCCGTGAAAGTGGCACGGGCATCTTGCCCGTGTCCAATCCCCGCCCCGCCGCCATCCTCACCACCAACGTCGTCATGGACATCCCCGCGGAAAAAGCGCTCCACATCCTGACCGACAACGCCCACTACCCCGACACGTATCCCTACCGCACCCACACCGGAGCCACCTACCGCTACACGACACCTGCTGCTGACTCGCCTGCCTCCGCCGCCGTTTCCGACCCTGCCCGCAGCGACAAAAAGCTCCCTTCCGGCGCCGCTCTCACCAACGGCTTCAACAACAGGACGGGCCAGCGCAGCGCCGGCGGCCCCGGCCCTTACAACGCCTCCTATGCGACAAAAGACATCGCCGTGGACTTTGACCTGAAAGGCATCCGCTCCGTCCGCCGTGTCGTTATCAACGCCGGCCCCGGCGACCTGCTCCCCGTGCGACTCCTCCTCTCCACCAGCACCGATGGCGAATCCTTCACGCCGCAATTCACTCAACCCCTGTCCGTCGGCAATGCGGCCGTCCGCGAATACACGCTGACGCTCCCTGCTGCCGTTTCCGCCCGTCACGTTCGCCTCGCCGTCGAGTGGCCCCTCGCCGGCGGAACACTCGATGAAGTCGAAATCTGGGGCAACTAG
- a CDS encoding LacI family transcriptional regulator, translating to MNAPRPSQRDIARAAGVTQATVSLALNNHPRLSAAIRDRVQAIARQLGYRPDPYLAGLSAYRRQRRHPGFQATLAWLTGFPDGDRGWRAISTFLHYFEGASQRAAELGYRIEEHNLARPGMTSARMERILRARNIPGILVAPQPHPGACLDFPFSRFSCVTIGYTLAAPRLHMVTNHAWRSADMLMTEIRARGYRRPGFVMEAEDELRIKRLFSSAFLRTQHGLPASRRLPLLEKRNLDRGTFLRWYRRHKPDVIVTLWDLVYPWLADAGIRVPEEVGLALLSVRETGDPFSGMWGNPFLVGARAVEHLVDLVHRGERGIPESPSCLLVEGSWHEGRTLRAAPQSTARLSV from the coding sequence ATGAACGCCCCCCGCCCCTCCCAGCGCGACATCGCCCGCGCCGCCGGCGTCACCCAGGCCACCGTTTCCCTCGCCCTCAACAACCACCCGCGCCTTTCCGCCGCGATCCGCGACCGCGTCCAGGCCATCGCCCGGCAACTCGGCTACCGGCCCGATCCTTACCTCGCCGGCCTCTCCGCCTATCGCCGGCAACGTCGCCATCCCGGCTTCCAGGCGACCCTCGCCTGGCTCACCGGCTTTCCCGACGGCGACCGCGGCTGGCGCGCCATCTCCACCTTTCTCCATTATTTCGAAGGCGCCAGCCAGCGCGCCGCCGAACTCGGCTACCGGATCGAAGAACACAATCTGGCGCGCCCCGGCATGACCTCCGCCCGGATGGAACGCATCCTCAGAGCCCGCAACATCCCCGGTATCCTTGTCGCTCCGCAGCCTCACCCCGGCGCGTGCCTCGATTTTCCCTTTTCCCGTTTTTCGTGCGTGACCATCGGTTACACGCTCGCCGCCCCGCGCCTCCATATGGTGACCAACCATGCCTGGCGCTCCGCCGACATGCTCATGACAGAAATCCGCGCCCGCGGTTATCGCCGGCCCGGTTTCGTCATGGAGGCCGAAGACGAACTGCGCATCAAACGCCTCTTCTCCTCCGCCTTCCTCCGCACGCAGCACGGTCTCCCGGCATCCCGTCGCCTGCCTCTCCTCGAAAAACGCAATCTCGACCGGGGCACCTTTCTCCGCTGGTACCGGCGCCACAAGCCCGACGTCATTGTCACGCTCTGGGATCTCGTTTACCCTTGGCTTGCCGACGCCGGCATTCGTGTTCCCGAAGAGGTCGGACTCGCCCTGCTTTCGGTACGCGAGACCGGTGACCCCTTTTCCGGCATGTGGGGAAACCCTTTTCTTGTCGGCGCCCGCGCCGTGGAACACCTTGTCGATCTCGTCCACCGCGGCGAACGCGGCATTCCCGAATCCCCGTCCTGCCTCCTCGTCGAGGGTTCCTGGCATGAAGGCCGCACCCTGCGCGCGGCACCTCAATCCACGGCCAGGTTATCAGTATAA
- a CDS encoding LacI family transcriptional regulator yields MPSARPTQRDIARAAGVTQATVSLALNNHPRLSADIRERVQAIAQQLGYRPDPYLAGLSAYKKQLRPRGFQATLAWVSNYPPGGRDWRDITTFKHYFEGATARAAELGYQLEAHDLAAPGMTPARMEQILRARNIPGILLAPQPEPLMRLDLSLDRFASVTFGYSLVSPRLHTVTHHHFRSTETLLRTLRARGYQRIGLALEAENELRTERIPSSAFLSEQLDWPASQRVPLLNVPNLTRERFLSWFSRYKPDVVVTLWDFAYPWLADAGVRIPDDTGIALLSVRHRDGFFAGMWENPEIVGARAVELLIDLVHRSERGIPVLPSYLMLEGTWLEGKTIRSR; encoded by the coding sequence ATGCCTTCCGCCCGCCCAACCCAACGCGACATCGCCCGCGCCGCCGGCGTCACCCAGGCCACCGTTTCCCTCGCCCTCAACAACCACCCCCGCCTCTCCGCCGATATCCGCGAGCGCGTGCAGGCCATCGCGCAACAACTCGGCTATCGCCCCGACCCCTACCTCGCCGGCCTCTCCGCCTACAAAAAACAACTCCGTCCCCGCGGCTTTCAGGCCACCCTCGCCTGGGTCAGCAACTACCCGCCCGGCGGACGCGACTGGCGCGACATCACCACCTTCAAACACTACTTCGAAGGCGCCACCGCCCGCGCCGCCGAGCTCGGCTACCAGCTCGAGGCCCATGACCTCGCGGCTCCCGGCATGACGCCCGCCCGCATGGAGCAGATCCTCCGCGCCCGCAACATCCCCGGGATTCTCCTCGCTCCGCAGCCCGAACCGCTCATGCGGCTCGACCTGTCTCTCGACCGTTTCGCCAGCGTGACCTTCGGCTACTCGCTCGTTTCCCCGCGCCTGCACACGGTCACGCACCACCACTTCCGCTCCACCGAAACGCTTCTCCGCACGCTGCGCGCCCGCGGATATCAACGCATCGGCCTCGCTCTCGAGGCGGAAAACGAACTTCGCACCGAACGCATCCCCAGTTCCGCCTTTCTCAGCGAGCAGCTCGACTGGCCTGCCTCGCAGCGAGTCCCGCTGCTCAACGTCCCCAACCTTACCCGCGAGCGCTTCCTGTCCTGGTTTTCCCGTTACAAACCCGACGTCGTCGTCACGCTCTGGGATTTCGCGTATCCGTGGCTCGCCGACGCCGGCGTCCGCATTCCCGACGACACCGGCATCGCGCTCCTCTCCGTGCGTCACCGCGACGGTTTTTTCGCGGGCATGTGGGAAAACCCCGAAATCGTCGGCGCCCGCGCCGTCGAACTGCTGATCGACCTCGTCCACCGCAGCGAACGCGGCATCCCCGTCCTCCCTTCCTACCTCATGCTCGAAGGCACCTGGCTGGAGGGAAAAACCATCCGCTCCCGATGA